Within Brienomyrus brachyistius isolate T26 chromosome 20, BBRACH_0.4, whole genome shotgun sequence, the genomic segment TTGGGAATGGTGGGGAGCATGTAGCTCAACAGGCTTAGCCTCTCTGCcgatgattggaaggttgctggtttgaagctgccctcagcagaacagtcatgtctgcgggcccttgagcaaggcccttagcccccagctccatggacaCCACTGCAGGGGGTCGCTCCTCACTGCCAGCCTATTTTTCACCTGTATGCGTCTGTGTAACATGGAGAGCGAGATGGGGTAGGCAAAAATctcatttaatatttaaaacatttacagaATAATTaacttttatatttatattcattatacatccatccatccatccattttccaaaccacttatcttactgggtcgcggggggtccggagcctatcccagaagcaatgggcacgaggcagggaacaacccaggatggggggccagcccatataaTAATCCGTGATTAATAATAAGTAATGATTCATATAGTATAGTTACCAGCTTGTGTTTCACATCGTCATAGAGGTATGTGTAAATCCGTGCCTTctattttttccatatttaaatgacCTAATAATGCAAGTAGGTTTGGCTGTTTTGTGGTTTACACATTATACACCCTTGCCAATGTATGTCTGCTTTAGGTGTCATTATATTTGTATTAGGTTTGTAAAACTTACCCTCCGTATTGAACCACAAGCCCTACCCGAAGCCCTCGGTGTCCGGTTGCATTCCTCGATCATCTGGCTGATGCTCTGAAAAGATCGGTTCCTTGAGTCCCCATTATCCTGCAGAAGCACTGAAGCACGCCCTGTCTTCTTGAGCACGAGGCCTTGGGCGATTACGTTGCAGAGGCCCTGGCCTGGAGAATGCCGGTTGCGTTTGCTTGGCGGGAGGTTCACAGATAACTTCTCCAGCGGCCCACGCCCATCCCTGCTGTTTGCTTTCCGGTCAGGGATTTGTAACCAAAGAGATTTGAGGGTTTGACTTGCGAACCGGGCGGCGTGACCTCGGTCGCCCCTCATGGAGATCGCTGTGTGTTTGTACAGATGCTGGCCCATTCTTTTCAAGGTTCAAGCCCCCCACGCACACTGGCCCCTGGTAATACATAACATAGGCCTCCCTACTGTATTGCTCTTGAATGATGATGTTCCGGTCGGATTGGTGTAATCCCTCGCTGATCCCAAGCCTGTGATATCACCATGTGATACTGAATCATGTCAGATGCAGTAATGCAGTCCAGGATTGGGCACCATGGCTGCACTGTTTCCTGCATATCACTGAAGTGCATTAATTCGTTTTCTTTATCATTTGGGTTGAATCACGCTCCGAGCCGAAGAGAGCATGAACAAACTTGTGTCTTTCTGTTTCTTTAGATGTATCTCCATCTTTTTTGTGGAGTTTCAGATGCACTTTGGGCATGACTATGCCGGCACTGCATGGATTCATTCGCTGGTGGACTGCACCACTATGCTTTGTGGTAAGAGTTCCTTAGACTTGCCTCATCAAATCTGAGATTTTATTACCCCTTCCATGTATCTCTCACATAAGCCGAACATAAATTAACTGTGATCTCCATGTACTCTGAAATGTAAGATCAGGGGAAGCCAGTTGGGAACCCAATGGTTTTGTGGCTGATATCAAAACATGTAGGTATTCCACTCCACGTAGTTGTATGTAGTCATGGAGTCTGCAATATAAGGACTGTTTACACATAAATAGTATCAGTTGTATCTATTGAAATTCAtaagtggaaagttcaggttcagaaagtacaaatcctaactaaggttttgtttcaaccaatcacttgagtcctctgtgactgtgactctttatgctcaactggttggttgaaacaaaatcttggtctgagcCTGGACTTTCCTGTCCTGCCTAAATTTATCATGTATGTCTCCTAAATGTTCTGGGGTGGCATGTTGGGTAAGCGGGTTAGCTTTGTTGAATTTAATCTGCCGTATTATTCCTGCATATTTGCATGGGCCTATCACACAATCCAGGACTTACTGTTAATGATTAATAATTGTGTTATAATAATACTATTAATGTTAATAATTAGTGAATGAAAGTCTATTGGCTTTTCTGTCCCAGGCTTCCCTTGCCTTGTACCAAAATGGGTGTCTCCCTGTGAGTGTTGTCTTGACAGTAACTCCCTATGGGGTTAATGTTGCATAGGCTCTGAATCTTGTATAGCTTGCTGTAGATTTCCCAGGACCCCAAGTTAGGTGATTAGCGGCCTTTGCGACATCCCTGTGTCATGTGTGAGTTTTGCGCCCTGTTTAAAGCAGTGCGGGGAAATGCTATCAAGTGCTCAAACTCTGCTTTTCATTGCGTTTCTGTCAACCCTGTTTGTGTGGCACTTTTCAGAACTCCTGTTTGTGGACCTGGTGTTGGTTTACGAATAGATTTATCCTGAAGAACACAGTTCTAGCCTTCATGGTATCCATAAAGCTGAAAGTCACAAGACGGCCTCTTCAGGCTGGGACTGACTATAGATTGAGCAGAATGTTGTGGACTTTACTTCATCTACCAGAATCCTATTGATATTTTACATCCTGGATGATGCATTAACCTTCTGTCCAAAAATGTCACTAATCTGCCTGTATTGACAGAATTCTTTCTGCAAATAAGTATAATGTTCACTGCACAACACATGCCATATGTTCTGTTTAAATTGTAGCCCATAGGTAAAGAAAGTGGATCTTTAAACTGTTTAATATGTAACTCTGAAGTGCCGAGGCCACAAAAAAATGTCAGACTAGAGAAACCAGTTAATGGTTTCAGGGGTGAGATGTAAGAATGTACTACAGTACCAAATTACGTAAGACGCATTTTGCTGAAAGATGCAAagttatatataacatataataagTCCAAATAATATTTAATGGGTATTTAATTATACATGACACCAAAAAGtacagcttatgacattttgtATCGTTCTTCCATAACATCTTATGTCCCAGGGGACATGGACGGGACACAGGACAGAcgacaccctggacagaatgCCGATTTACGACTTTCTTAAGAGAGGGGATAGATAATTAGTTTTACCATTTCAGTTACATCTCATAATTATGTTGTCATGTATGTCATATATGTTTTTAGCCATTAGTTCAAAAGTTATTATAAGTGCATTAAAAGTACTGTTATGTTTTACAAAATTTTGAATAAGATTTCCTGTTACAATATATCATAAATATGTAATATGACATACTTTAATTGCATAGCTGTGTCtttaatataattgtaaatgtCCATGTAAACTGTGCTTTTATGATCATGGTTCCGACAGCTCACCTTGTATGGTCCGTGTGACAGATACATTGTATGTCCATCTCCAGTGCTTGTGATTTACTGTCCTGGCAGCTCCGCTTGGCAGCTTCATTGGGAACCGGCTGTCCTTCCGCATCACGGTGATCCTGGGAGGCTTCTTGGCTTCCACCGGGCTGGTCATGAGCTCCTTTGCCACCAGCCTCGAGTACCTTTACCTCTCCCTTGGCATCCTCACAGGTAGTACACACTACCCCTGCTTTCTTTGAGTTCCCCGATATGACCACTTGAGGTTGCCGTTAATGTGCAAAGGTTTCCGTCTGCAGGTGTTGGGTTTGCCCTCTGTTACACGCCAGCCATCGCTATGGTTGGCGTCTATTTCCACGAAAGGAAGGCGTTGGCATACGGGATCGCCATGTCCGGCAGTGGGATCGGGACTTTCATCCTGGCCCCAGCAGTACAGCTCCTGATAGAGCACTTCTCTTGGCGTGGGGCGCTCCTGATCGCTGGGGGGTTTGTCTCCAACCTGTGCGTCTGCGGGGCCTTGCTGAGACCTCTCACCTCCGCGGCGGGGGTCGAGAACGGGTCCGTGGTGGCGGAGTCCGAGGCAAGGGACAGGGCGGTGACTGCGAGATGCTGCGATGACCAGGAGCACCATCGTTGCTGCTTCCGGCCCATGCAGGAATACCGATTCCTGCTCATGCCCAGCTTTGTGGTCCTGGCCACATCTTTCCTCCTCCTCGCCAGTGGCTGTAGCCTGCCCTTCGTCTATCTGGTGCCTTATGCTCTGGATGTAGGTGTCGGCCACCAGCAGGCTGCCCTCCTGATGTCCATCCTGGGGGTCATCGACATTGTGGGCAATGTCACCTTCGGCTGGCTTACTGACAGAAGGTACCGGGGCCAGAGCTGGTGCAGCCTTGTGTAATTCTGGAACCATTTGTGGGGAATACATGCAGGACTGTGTAGTCAAAGAAAATCTTAGAAATAATCATAGAAAATTGGAattaagtgtatatttgctcagaaaccAGTAGTTAAAGCTCAACAGTTCAGCAGGCTTGTTATCTTACAAAGGTTGTAATTCAAACTTGCACATGCACTGTCAGAAAAACGTTACAGCTGTAGTACgcttttgttccccaaggtacaaacaacattactgttccccaatggtacaaacaacattgctgttccccaatggtacaaaaatgctcctcagagtccatttctgcacctttaaaggtacatttacctacagctaagggtacaattagcagacctttgagggtacagccctagtgataagtaattgtaccctcagAGGAACAAATTGcaacttttttctgacagtctGATACCTAATGAAATCCAGCTAGCTAATTGGGTAACGTGTGTCCCCGCCCTCCACTCAGGTGCCTGAGGAAGCACCGCAGTGTGTGCTACATGCTAGCCGTCGGCTTGGAGGGCTTATGTTGCCTCTTTGCTCCTCTGTTGCGGAGCTTCCAGCTGCTAGTGCCGTTTGCGGTGCTCTACGGTTACTTCGATGGGGCTTATGTGGCCCTCATTCCAGTGGTGACGTCGGATGCCGTGGGCACGGCCCACCTCTCCTCTGCCTTGGGAGTCGTGTACTTCCTCCACGCCGTGCCATACCTGGTCAGCCCGCCCATCGGAGGTATGTTCCAACGGCCCTTCACACTCACCGGTGAAGACATGTGGCATTGCCTCTTAGCCATGGACCAGTTCTAAAAATACAACCCTGGGCTAAAGTctcaggcagtcaaagaaaatgatgcttaAATGATCTTTCTGTAGgtacaaagtgtgtcagcttagacatttcaaaacctctcacCTTAATTGGATAATCAATAATTAGTCATTTAtctaattttattaatttaattaagtgagctaggtagtgaaatttaacaaatgtaTGGATTGCttgtggtgcccctgaggagaggtttgggatatCAGTaacgttttggagaacagaTGAAATCCTCTTTAATCTTTATTGGCAGTGCTAATTCGCATATGTTCAGATAAATACTTTGTAACGTTTTCCTTTGGCTACCAAAGATTTTTGCACATTGCTGTGTATTAGGGCACGATATGCAATTTAATCGCAATTCTACGGCACATGCACAATATTCACCAGGGCTATAGGTAATGGGTGTGACATTTGTTCAGATTTGTCATGTTTATTTACACCCACAATTTGGTAATCAGATTAATGTACACCTAAGATATTAATGAGATGCACATTGTGACACCGAAAAGCTAGTAATCTGCATGAATTCAGGGTAtctttatgtttattaaattatgcTAGCAGAGCACGCCACAtgctactgttttggtaaatcacAGAAGCAATAAGTACTGAAGAAACGGTGAAGAAACGGACAGTTCAGCAGCCAcggcatcttttaaaagaggagattaTGGGTAAACAAAGTAAACAGATGTTTGTggtgtggcggtactttttGCTGTTGTGCAATTTTTgcgtttattaaagaaaaaggcACGCCAAATACAGATTACTAATTTTTGGGTGTCATGATACACCTCTCTTTAATATTTTAGGCGCACAAATAATCTGCTTATCAAATTGTGGGCGTAAGTGAAATTCCGTGTAATCGCGATGTGATATCATGCAGCTGTACTATGTATTTTTCTAAGTCTCCCATCCTCACTTCATGAATGTGCGTTCTGTAAGACAGGCCTGCTGCTGTACAGCACGTGCCCAGCGCTGATAGCTTCTGCTTTCATGGCAGGTTGGCTCGTCGACCGCACCGGCTCTTACACGGCCACCTTCTTCCTCAGCGGCTTCGCTCTCATCTGCAGCTCCCTGCTGCTCGGCGTAGCCGCCATGGTTCACAGTTGCCGGGGACGGCGGAAGCACAGTGTCCACACCAACCCCAAGCTGCACAGCTTGGTCAACAGCCATTGATTGTTCGGACTCCCAAGGTGGAACCGAAGCTCACTCCTCTCCCTGGTTGTTCTACATTGCAGTCTTTGTGCAACACCAAAAGCCTACTGTATATGTACAATAAAAATACGAAAGACATTGCGGACCTCTCCTAATGTGTTTTTTTGGCCTGCTTTTGTGCGTGGCCTCAAAGATTCTGCCTTTCCGGCCTTTCTGTCATTTGGATTACTTTCTTTGTCACATTCCCTCACGTTATCTCGAGAACAATATTCAAACTGGCTTTCTATTTGGGAGAAATTCATTAGGGTATCTGTGCATCTGTCCATGACAGGTTACTCACCCATTCGTCTAGGTCAAAGTGATCCAGCAGATGGCAGCATTTGAGTAATTTTATGGAACATATACCAGCATATAGTAGCAAAATGAATTACGAGGTATATGTCTATTTTGTAGAGATTTGTGGACAAATAGTGCTAATCTGTATTTAATatatggctttttttttttaaacaaaaatggTTTAATAGTAATATTTTCTTGCTTACAGGTGTTTGCAGTTGCACTAAATATTGTGGCTACTGTAAATAGAAGTCAAATCTAATAAAACACACTGTTgtccattttatgtttttttgtccATGTGCTGAAAAAAATACTTTAGTATAAtgatactatataaataaataaaaatactataATAGTCAGATTGAGAGATGATATTTTGAGACTGATGCTTTGTGTGCAATCAGGATAGCAGCAAAGATAATGTACTTAACGGTATGCTAGTTGCCGGTAGGGGTGAAATCAGTAGGAGTGTGACGTGTCGTCCCCACTCGACACAACCATCTGTTTCCCTTTTCCATGACATTTTTGCATTTATCTGGCACCAAAGGTCACCTCTTCTCGTAGATTTGTGCCCTGGGCCAATATAAGATTTAGTCTGGTAAGTTACCAAATACACAAGTTTAAAAATGTGCTATGGAAAATTTACTTGGCATGTACGCACAGAAAAAATGCCATTATTGTAATCGGTGAATaataaatttggatttttttttggtgacAGCATTACCATTTTTGTCCTGCCCCCATCGTccgctccttccgtgtgccacgccccttcgtTCACCAGGTGTTTCCTGTTGTTCTcattagttcaatgtatttaAGCCTGCTTttaagtttgtttccccagtcggGTCATTGTAAAGTCAGTGCGTGTTTGCCTGTGTATATCTACCCTTTGATTAAACCCCGTGCCCCCCCAATTTCCTGACTGCCGCCCCTTTGTCTTCTCTCCGAAGCTGCCAGGACAGTAAATCACAAGCACTGGAGATGGACATACAATGTATCTGTCACACAGACCATACAAGGTGAGCTGTCGGAACCATGATCCTAGAAGCA encodes:
- the slc16a12b gene encoding monocarboxylate transporter 12-B, giving the protein MAQGGRGAGAAPPDGGWGWMIVAGCFVVTVCTRAVTRCISIFFVEFQMHFGHDYAGTAWIHSLVDCTTMLCAPLGSFIGNRLSFRITVILGGFLASTGLVMSSFATSLEYLYLSLGILTGVGFALCYTPAIAMVGVYFHERKALAYGIAMSGSGIGTFILAPAVQLLIEHFSWRGALLIAGGFVSNLCVCGALLRPLTSAAGVENGSVVAESEARDRAVTARCCDDQEHHRCCFRPMQEYRFLLMPSFVVLATSFLLLASGCSLPFVYLVPYALDVGVGHQQAALLMSILGVIDIVGNVTFGWLTDRRCLRKHRSVCYMLAVGLEGLCCLFAPLLRSFQLLVPFAVLYGYFDGAYVALIPVVTSDAVGTAHLSSALGVVYFLHAVPYLVSPPIGGWLVDRTGSYTATFFLSGFALICSSLLLGVAAMVHSCRGRRKHSVHTNPKLHSLVNSH